In the Ostrinia nubilalis chromosome 7, ilOstNubi1.1, whole genome shotgun sequence genome, one interval contains:
- the LOC135073420 gene encoding uncharacterized protein LOC135073420 → MFKIPNWEDDVPKSNVDFGKTSKNKKEKKFVEQLKPPQNSKQDTRTEDVKNNKKHSKSNKKKFNKNNSTLGQPNINGSSDFKKQVRNNSAVKNKKKNIAKQPNIAPNEQKHSPIKTSVNNNQPQFNGNSKGSDSKQVNSLDKPKKKSKKRKAKLHESTSANDSQMQESIDDGIDISNPSKPKKKKFNDDHDSSNMVPTKKKKANQDEDLETETKTIPYMTKVDKKKEKFRKLLQVGTNRNPINVSGENLRQRMLERLKAAQFRFLNEKLYTTSGSEAQQLFQSDPEAFHTYHQGYQQQLKKWPVNPLDLIVKRISKMPKTHVIADMGCGEAALSKRVQQTVRSFDLVASAPGVEACDMAHTPLLSDSVDAAVYCLALMGTDLTQYLVEANRVLKVGGHLLIAEVESRFDKVENFTDLVQRLGFKLKNLDKSHEVFFFMEFTKVRDPPAKKSKLPTLTLKPCLYKKR, encoded by the exons atgtttaaaattccaAACTGGGAAGACGACGTACCAAAGAGTAATGTTGACTTTGGCAAAACAAGCAAG aataaaaaagaaaagaagtTTGTTGAACAGTTGAAGCCTCCACAAAACTCGAAACAAGACACGAGAACTGAAGATGTGAAGAATAATAAGAAACATTCTAAAAGTAATAAgaaaaaatttaacaaaaacaatagCACACTTGGCCAGCCAAATATAAATGGTTCCAGTGATTTCAAAAAACAAGTCAGAAACAACAGTGCTGTAAAGAATAAAAAGAAGAACATTGCTAAGCAGCCAAATATAGCACCAAATGAACAGAAACACAGCCCCATTAAAActagtgtaaataataatcaaccACAGTTCAATGGGAATTCAAAAGGTAGTGATAGTAAGCAAGTAAATTCTTTAGATAAGCCTAAGAAAAAGTCCAAGAAAAGGAAGGCAAAACTCCATGAATCCACTTCTGCAAATGACAGCCAAATGCAGGAAAGCATAGACGATGGTATTGATATCAGTAACCCTAGCAAACCCAAAAAGAAGAAATTCAATGATGATCACGATTCATCAAATATGGTGCCAACGAAGAAGAAAAAAGCAAACCAAGACGAAGATCTAGAAACTGAAACAAAGACAATTCCTTATATGACTAAAGTCGATAAAAAGAAAGAGAAGTTTAGAAAATTATTACAAGTAGGAACTAACAGAAATCCTATAAATGTTAGTGGAGAAAACCTTAGACAAAGGATGTTGGAACGGCTGAAAG CTGCCCAATTCAGGTTCCTAAATGAGAAACTGTACACAACATCAGGATCCGAAGCACAGCAGTTGTTCCAATCAGACCCAGAGGCATTCCACACTTACCACCAGGGATACCAGCAGCAGTTGAAGAAATGGCCAGTGAATCCACTAGACTTGATAGTCAAAAGAATATCTAAAAT GCCCAAAACTCACGTCATAGCGGACATGGGTTGTGGTGAAGCTGCCCTCTCTAAGAGGGTCCAACAGACCGTTCGATCCTTCGACCTAGTAGCGAGCGCGCCGGGCGTGGAAGCTTGCGACATGGCGCATACGCCGCTGCTAAGCGATTCCGTGGATGCCGCCGTGTACTGCCTGGCCCTTATGGGAACGGACCTAACGCAGTACCTTGTGGAAGCTAATAGGGTGTTGAAAGTTGG TGGGCATCTTCTCATAGCAGAAGTAGAAAGTCGCTTTGACAAGGTGGAAAACTTCACAGACCTTGTCCAGCGTCTCGGCTTCAAGCTCAAGAACCTAGACAAAAGCCATGAG GTATTCTTCTTCATGGAGTTCACAAAGGTGCGCGACCCGCCCGCGAAGAAATCCAAACTACCCACGTTGACACTCAAACCTTGTTTGTATAAAAAACGGTGA